A section of the Microbacterium forte genome encodes:
- a CDS encoding phosphoenolpyruvate carboxykinase (GTP) has protein sequence MAIAEVFTPRASSVAPVRTFGTAPTYDTPAMAELAAWVDEIAALTQPASIHWVDGSRAENDWLLRGLVDEGKLIKLNPEWRPGSYLARSHPSDVARTEGRTYISSENEEDAGPTNNWAPPAQMREKMTEIFEGSMRGRTMFVVPFSMGPVGGPLSHIGVQVTDSAYAVASIGIMTRVGDAVTRQIAEGAPWVKTVHSVGAPLAEGEPDVEWPCNDDKYIVHFPETLEVYSFGSGYGGNAILAKKCFALRIASVIARDEGWLAEHMLLIRVIDPAGKAYHVAAAFPSACGKTNLAMLRPTIPGWRVETLGDDIAWIRPGEDGRLWAINPEAGFFGVAPGTGESTNVTAVETLWGNTIFTNVALRPDGDVWWEGLTDQAPPHLADWEGNAWTPDSGRPAAHPNSRFTVSAAQCPQISEDWEEAVPLDVILFGGRRATNVPLVVEATDWTHGVFLGSNISSERTAAAEGTVGELRRDPFAMLPFCGYNMADYFGHWLKVGRGLRFDRAPRIFQVNWFRRGSDGRFLWPGFGDNSRVVDWIIRRVSGEVSTIDSPIGRLPLVEDLNLDGIDVPEADLEELFSIDTEAWKTEADLTEEFYDTFGDKVPAALRAELASLRYRLDRA, from the coding sequence ATGGCGATCGCCGAAGTCTTCACCCCCCGAGCATCATCTGTCGCACCTGTGCGCACCTTCGGGACGGCTCCGACGTATGACACCCCTGCGATGGCTGAGCTCGCCGCCTGGGTCGATGAGATCGCGGCTCTCACACAGCCGGCGTCCATCCACTGGGTCGACGGCTCGCGAGCCGAGAATGACTGGCTGCTGCGGGGGCTCGTCGACGAGGGCAAGCTGATCAAGCTCAACCCCGAGTGGCGTCCCGGTTCGTACCTCGCCCGCTCGCACCCCAGCGATGTCGCCCGCACCGAGGGCCGCACCTACATCTCGTCGGAGAACGAGGAGGATGCCGGTCCGACCAACAACTGGGCGCCTCCCGCGCAGATGCGCGAGAAGATGACCGAGATCTTCGAGGGCTCGATGCGAGGCCGCACGATGTTCGTCGTGCCGTTCTCGATGGGGCCGGTCGGCGGGCCGCTCTCGCACATCGGCGTCCAGGTCACCGACAGCGCCTACGCAGTGGCATCCATCGGCATCATGACCCGCGTCGGTGACGCGGTGACCCGTCAGATCGCCGAGGGCGCGCCCTGGGTCAAGACCGTGCACTCGGTCGGCGCACCGCTCGCCGAGGGAGAGCCCGATGTCGAGTGGCCGTGCAACGACGACAAGTACATCGTGCACTTCCCCGAGACGCTCGAGGTCTACTCGTTCGGCTCCGGCTACGGCGGCAACGCGATCCTCGCCAAGAAGTGCTTCGCATTGCGCATCGCCTCGGTCATCGCCCGTGACGAGGGCTGGCTGGCCGAGCACATGCTGCTCATCCGCGTGATCGATCCGGCGGGCAAGGCCTACCACGTGGCTGCGGCGTTCCCGTCGGCGTGCGGCAAGACGAACCTCGCCATGCTGCGCCCGACCATTCCGGGGTGGCGCGTCGAGACCCTCGGAGACGACATCGCGTGGATCCGACCGGGCGAAGACGGTCGCCTCTGGGCGATCAACCCCGAGGCAGGGTTCTTCGGCGTCGCGCCGGGCACGGGTGAGTCGACCAACGTCACGGCCGTCGAGACGCTCTGGGGCAACACGATCTTCACGAACGTCGCGCTCCGCCCCGACGGGGACGTGTGGTGGGAGGGCCTGACCGATCAGGCTCCGCCTCACCTCGCCGACTGGGAGGGCAACGCATGGACGCCGGACTCCGGTCGCCCCGCCGCGCACCCGAACTCGCGCTTCACGGTCTCGGCCGCCCAGTGCCCGCAGATCTCGGAGGACTGGGAAGAGGCGGTGCCGCTCGACGTCATCCTCTTCGGCGGACGACGTGCGACCAACGTGCCGCTCGTGGTCGAGGCCACGGACTGGACTCATGGCGTGTTCCTCGGATCCAACATCTCGTCGGAGCGCACGGCGGCCGCCGAGGGCACGGTCGGGGAACTGCGTCGGGATCCGTTCGCGATGCTTCCGTTCTGCGGCTACAACATGGCCGACTACTTCGGCCACTGGCTGAAGGTCGGACGGGGCCTGCGGTTCGACCGCGCACCCCGCATCTTCCAGGTCAACTGGTTCCGGCGCGGTTCGGACGGGCGCTTCCTGTGGCCCGGATTCGGCGACAACTCGCGCGTCGTCGACTGGATCATCCGTCGCGTGTCGGGCGAGGTGTCGACGATCGACAGCCCGATCGGTCGGCTGCCGCTGGTCGAGGACCTCAATCTCGACGGCATCGACGTGCCGGAGGCCGACCTCGAGGAGCTCTTCTCGATCGACACCGAAGCCTGGAAGACCGAGGCCGACCTCACCGAGGAGTTCTACGACACCTTCGGAGACAAGGTGCCTGCCGCGCTGCGCGCCGAGCTCGCCTCGCTGCGCTACCGCCTCGACAGGGCCTGA
- a CDS encoding helix-turn-helix domain-containing protein: MAPSGIHLATLGHRIRHHRLDKGFTLDELGALVGVAGSQLSLIENGKREPKLSLLQAIALATGTEVTDLISGEPPNRRAALEIELERAQESPVFRQLGIAPVRVTKGMSDDTIESLLGLHRELQRREREAIATPEEARRANTELRLRMRAQNNYLADIERLAEKQLRSAGHVQGALTHRTVSIMAEKLGFELIYVNDLPHSTRSVTDLENGRIYLPPASIPGGHGLRSMALQAMAHRLLGHTPPTDYADFLQQRLEINYFAASCLMPETASVAFLQQAKKDRNLAVEDFRDAFGVTHEAAGMRMTNLLTQHLGMSLHFLRVDATGAITRVYENDDLPLPMDVTGAVEGQRVCRKFQARAAFTQQNRTNEHHQYTDTPSGTFWCSTQTGASTDGEFSITVGVPFDDARWWRGRETADRAVSTCPDEACCRRPSADLTDRWNGKAWPSARVHTHMFSPLPRGAFPGVDDNEVYNFLGRHASE, encoded by the coding sequence ATGGCTCCTTCCGGCATCCACCTCGCGACCCTCGGCCACCGAATCAGGCACCACCGCCTCGACAAGGGGTTCACGCTCGATGAGCTGGGCGCGCTCGTCGGCGTCGCGGGGTCGCAGCTGAGCCTGATCGAGAACGGCAAGCGAGAGCCGAAGCTCTCTCTGCTGCAGGCCATCGCGCTGGCCACGGGCACCGAGGTCACCGATCTCATCTCCGGCGAGCCGCCGAACCGACGCGCCGCTCTCGAGATCGAGCTCGAGCGCGCGCAGGAGAGCCCGGTGTTCCGGCAGCTCGGCATCGCCCCGGTGCGCGTCACCAAGGGGATGAGCGACGACACGATCGAGTCGCTGCTCGGCCTGCACCGCGAGCTGCAGCGCCGAGAGCGCGAGGCGATCGCGACTCCCGAAGAGGCCAGGCGCGCGAACACCGAACTGCGCCTGCGGATGCGCGCGCAGAACAACTACCTCGCAGACATCGAGAGGCTCGCTGAGAAGCAGCTGCGGTCGGCCGGTCACGTGCAGGGGGCCCTCACCCACCGCACGGTGAGCATCATGGCGGAGAAGCTCGGCTTCGAGCTGATCTACGTCAACGACCTGCCGCACTCGACGCGATCGGTCACCGACCTCGAGAACGGGCGGATCTACCTGCCTCCGGCATCGATCCCCGGAGGCCACGGCCTGCGCTCCATGGCGCTGCAGGCCATGGCGCACCGCCTGCTCGGCCACACGCCGCCGACCGACTACGCCGACTTCCTGCAGCAGCGGCTCGAGATCAACTACTTCGCCGCCTCGTGCCTGATGCCCGAGACGGCCTCGGTCGCCTTCCTGCAGCAGGCGAAGAAGGACCGCAACCTCGCAGTCGAGGACTTCCGCGATGCGTTCGGCGTGACCCATGAAGCCGCCGGGATGCGCATGACCAACCTGCTCACGCAGCACCTGGGGATGTCGCTGCACTTCCTCCGCGTCGATGCCACCGGCGCGATCACACGCGTCTACGAGAACGACGATCTGCCCCTGCCGATGGATGTCACCGGCGCCGTCGAGGGGCAGCGGGTGTGTCGCAAGTTCCAGGCACGGGCGGCGTTCACGCAGCAGAACCGCACGAACGAGCACCACCAGTACACCGACACGCCCTCCGGCACGTTCTGGTGCTCGACGCAGACCGGCGCATCGACCGACGGCGAGTTCTCGATCACGGTGGGCGTGCCCTTCGATGACGCCCGCTGGTGGCGCGGGCGCGAGACCGCCGACCGCGCGGTCTCCACCTGCCCTGACGAGGCATGCTGCCGCCGCCCCTCCGCCGACCTCACCGACCGGTGGAACGGCAAGGCCTGGCCCAGCGCCCGCGTGCACACGCACATGTTCTCGCCGCTGCCCCGTGGGGCGTTCCCCGGCGTCGACGACAACGAGGTCTACAACTTCCTCGGGCGCCACGCGAGCGAGTGA
- a CDS encoding winged helix DNA-binding domain-containing protein, translating to MKSASLLSERLRSHRLTAPAASVTDAAAHMLAVQSQDFTAGRWALAARTHREPTLHLVDRAFDRGDLVRAWTMRGTLHIIPARDLRWVLSVTGDRQRQQAAGRRRDLGIDRTMVDAAVAAVVPRLSDGGLTRAEMFEVFSGIGIDPSGQRGIHLLSELTLDGLICQGPVVTRERVSREQRFVLVEQHIREHAAPDDPLAELFVRYVDGHGPVGVADFAWWSGLTLGRSREARDRAAGRVVEIEEGLFVSGARPRRSPSVADVLALGAFDEYYISYADRTAVCAPEHLALVGPGKNGMVRATIIADGRVIGCWTHASASLGSAPELFVADADDEAVRSALARFTRFLGG from the coding sequence ATGAAGTCCGCATCCCTTCTGTCCGAGCGTCTGCGCTCGCATCGACTCACGGCTCCCGCGGCCTCGGTGACCGACGCCGCGGCGCACATGCTCGCGGTGCAGAGCCAGGACTTCACCGCCGGACGCTGGGCGCTCGCTGCGCGCACACACAGAGAGCCCACGCTGCACCTGGTCGATCGCGCCTTCGACAGGGGAGACCTGGTGCGTGCGTGGACGATGCGCGGAACCCTGCACATCATCCCGGCCCGCGATCTGCGCTGGGTGCTGTCGGTGACCGGCGACCGACAGCGCCAGCAGGCGGCAGGCAGGCGACGCGATCTCGGGATCGACCGGACGATGGTCGACGCCGCCGTGGCTGCAGTGGTGCCGCGGCTGAGCGACGGCGGCCTCACGCGCGCCGAGATGTTCGAGGTCTTCTCCGGTATCGGCATCGACCCGAGCGGGCAGCGCGGCATCCACCTGCTGAGCGAACTGACCCTCGACGGCCTGATCTGCCAGGGACCGGTCGTCACTCGAGAGCGGGTGAGCCGCGAGCAGCGCTTCGTGCTCGTCGAACAGCACATCCGCGAGCATGCGGCGCCGGACGACCCACTCGCCGAGCTCTTCGTGCGTTACGTCGACGGGCACGGGCCGGTCGGGGTCGCCGACTTCGCGTGGTGGTCGGGGCTCACGCTCGGCCGGTCGCGAGAAGCGCGCGACAGAGCCGCGGGCAGGGTGGTCGAGATCGAGGAGGGCCTGTTCGTGTCGGGCGCTCGCCCCCGTCGCTCGCCCTCCGTCGCCGACGTGCTCGCGCTCGGAGCCTTCGACGAGTACTACATCTCGTATGCCGACCGCACGGCGGTGTGCGCGCCCGAGCATCTCGCGCTGGTCGGACCGGGCAAGAACGGCATGGTGCGGGCGACGATCATCGCTGACGGTCGGGTGATCGGATGCTGGACGCACGCGAGTGCCTCGCTCGGCTCGGCCCCCGAACTCTTCGTGGCGGACGCCGACGACGAAGCGGTGCGCAGCGCTCTCGCGCGATTCACCCGATTCCTCGGCGGCTGA
- a CDS encoding glyceraldehyde-3-phosphate dehydrogenase — MNVTAAPHDDWTAREELAERMIPLIGALKRERDVVTSLHGHRLLGLSATGIVEVHDRVAQLGHERLAVDETLAVLEGVHDLAPGASSLDLARLVAGHADSDLPLDVYLADALAPAVGAVAAAPTDVVLYGFGRIGRLLARILIAHNGGGSGLRLRAIVVRRGSENDLVKRASLLLRDSVHGRFAGSVTVDEDADQIIANGTRIQVIYSDDPATIDYTAYDIHDAIVVDNTGRWRDEAGLSRHLESTGVARVLLTAPGKGALKNIVHGINDGTIEPDDRIITAASCTTNAITPVLKAVDEAYGIVRGHVETVHSFTNDQNLIDNFHSGDRRGRSAVLNMVITETGAAKAVARALPELEGKLTGSAIRVPTPDVSLAVLHLSLERPAVKDELNDYLRRVSLHSKLRQQIDYVESPEVVSTDFVGSHRAGIVDGLATIANETDVVLYVWYDNEYGYSCQVIRVLEVMAGSHPIVLPERREVTLHG; from the coding sequence ATGAACGTAACCGCCGCACCCCATGACGACTGGACGGCGAGAGAAGAGCTGGCCGAGCGGATGATCCCGCTCATCGGCGCACTCAAGCGCGAGCGTGACGTGGTCACCTCGCTCCACGGACACCGACTGCTGGGACTCTCCGCCACCGGCATCGTCGAGGTGCACGACCGAGTGGCGCAGCTCGGGCACGAACGGCTCGCAGTGGATGAGACCCTCGCGGTGCTCGAGGGCGTTCATGACCTCGCCCCGGGTGCATCGTCGCTCGACCTGGCGCGCCTCGTCGCAGGTCACGCCGACAGCGACCTGCCTCTCGACGTCTATCTGGCCGACGCCCTCGCGCCCGCGGTCGGTGCGGTCGCCGCGGCGCCCACCGATGTCGTGCTCTACGGCTTCGGACGCATCGGGCGCCTGCTCGCCCGCATCCTCATCGCGCACAACGGCGGTGGCAGCGGTCTGCGGCTGCGTGCCATCGTCGTGCGCCGAGGCTCGGAGAACGACCTCGTCAAGCGCGCATCGCTGCTGCTGCGCGACTCCGTGCACGGCCGCTTCGCCGGTTCCGTCACGGTCGACGAGGACGCCGACCAGATCATCGCGAACGGCACCCGCATCCAGGTGATCTACTCCGACGACCCCGCGACGATCGACTACACGGCATACGACATCCACGACGCGATCGTCGTCGACAACACCGGGCGCTGGCGCGACGAGGCGGGTCTCAGCCGCCACCTCGAATCCACGGGCGTCGCACGCGTGCTGCTCACCGCCCCGGGCAAGGGCGCACTGAAGAACATCGTGCACGGCATCAACGACGGCACGATCGAGCCCGACGACCGCATCATCACGGCGGCCTCGTGCACGACGAACGCGATCACGCCCGTGCTCAAGGCCGTCGACGAGGCGTACGGGATCGTCCGGGGGCATGTCGAGACGGTGCACTCGTTCACCAACGATCAGAACCTGATCGACAACTTCCACAGCGGTGATCGCCGGGGTCGCTCTGCGGTGCTGAACATGGTGATCACCGAGACCGGAGCAGCGAAAGCCGTCGCACGGGCGCTCCCCGAGCTCGAGGGCAAGCTCACCGGTTCCGCGATCCGGGTGCCTACGCCCGACGTCTCGCTGGCCGTGCTGCACCTGAGCCTCGAGCGCCCTGCAGTCAAGGACGAGCTCAACGACTACCTGCGTCGGGTCTCGCTGCACTCGAAGCTGCGTCAGCAGATCGACTACGTCGAGAGCCCGGAGGTCGTGTCGACGGACTTCGTCGGCTCGCACCGCGCGGGCATCGTCGACGGCCTCGCGACCATCGCCAACGAGACGGACGTCGTCCTCTACGTCTGGTACGACAACGAGTACGGATACTCGTGCCAGGTGATCCGCGTGCTCGAGGTCATGGCCGGCTCGCATCCGATCGTGCTCCCCGAGCGCCGAGAGGTGACGCTGCACGGGTGA
- a CDS encoding DMT family transporter produces the protein MIVVGYLAAFTLLGAILAMGMPVGVAYGVWSAAGVAITAILGRVIFKDHFSVLMAIGVALIALGVLLIEFGGSH, from the coding sequence GTGATCGTCGTCGGCTACCTCGCCGCCTTCACCCTGCTCGGAGCCATCCTCGCCATGGGCATGCCTGTGGGCGTCGCCTACGGCGTGTGGTCAGCGGCCGGCGTCGCCATCACGGCGATCCTCGGCCGTGTGATCTTCAAGGACCACTTCTCGGTGCTGATGGCGATCGGCGTCGCCCTGATCGCTCTGGGTGTGCTGCTGATCGAATTCGGCGGATCGCACTGA
- a CDS encoding TetR/AcrR family transcriptional regulator, translated as MPRVVDHDERRRQIAEALLAVAARDGHEAVSSRAVAKELGVATGSLWHYFDGFDDVIRAAAAEITRRTDERIRSVTAGLRGLTRLDALMREVLPVEAETRTEAYVVVGFWGRLATLASSPDAGSPTLATWQDGISEAIDEAIVDGELSDATPKQAVMSLLRSITYGQQVLEVTEPRGAEAHLAVLDSILTPWRA; from the coding sequence GTGCCCCGCGTCGTAGACCACGATGAGCGCCGCCGGCAGATCGCCGAGGCGCTGCTCGCCGTGGCCGCCCGCGACGGGCACGAGGCGGTGTCGTCTCGCGCCGTGGCCAAGGAGCTCGGCGTCGCGACGGGCTCACTCTGGCACTACTTCGACGGATTCGACGACGTGATCCGCGCGGCGGCGGCGGAGATCACCCGGCGCACGGACGAGCGCATCCGATCGGTGACCGCGGGGCTCCGCGGGCTGACCAGACTCGACGCCCTGATGCGGGAAGTCCTTCCCGTCGAGGCGGAGACACGCACCGAGGCGTACGTGGTCGTCGGATTCTGGGGACGCCTCGCGACGCTCGCGTCCTCCCCGGACGCCGGCTCCCCCACGCTCGCGACCTGGCAGGACGGCATCAGCGAGGCCATCGATGAGGCGATCGTCGACGGCGAGCTGTCGGATGCCACGCCGAAGCAGGCGGTGATGTCGCTGCTCCGATCGATCACGTACGGGCAGCAGGTGCTCGAGGTCACCGAGCCGCGCGGCGCCGAGGCGCATCTCGCAGTGCTCGACAGCATCCTCACGCCCTGGCGCGCCTGA
- a CDS encoding primary-amine oxidase — protein MSHPQPVSIDRIPAPHPLDPLTGAEIAAARAVLESAGLLGETVRVPMLLPDEPTKQELAGWTPGSPIDRRVDATLLDTATGVATEVVVSITRGEVLRNERVPNDAPPYGQPQYLLEEYERAEAIAKASPEWQAAMTRRGLADHMELAFCGPLAPGYTGRADEVGRRVIRSLTFLKYDENDSPWAHPVEGLVVHIDLTAGSVIRIDDEGDVPVPAGHGNYYPEVQGAARTTLKPIEITQPEGPSFAVTGSLVEWENWSMRVSFNAREGLVLHDVAFDGRSVLSRASVPEMVVPYGDTAPGRFWISYFDAGEYLLGKNANHLELGCDCLGVIRYLDGYVADDHGHPVRIPNVVCMHEEDYGILWKHTDLAGRSDVRRSRRFVVSYFSTIGNYDYGFYWHFYLDGSIEVVAKATGIVFAGAGEPGVQQKHATELAPGVFAPVHQHLFCARLDVAIDGDENRLFEIDAQRIPMGPDNPFGNAFTWSETQLSTESAAQRDADSSVARAWEVQSTSRTNHVGRPTAYHLIPQPTALLMADPESSVAARAAFATRHLWATQHEQGQIWPAGRYPNAHQGGSGLPEYTAGDRSLDGEDIVLWHTFGLTHFPRPEDWPIMPVDYAGFWFKPNGFLDQNPAMDVPESSQAHVSADAGCCGGGGSCTCDH, from the coding sequence ATGTCCCACCCCCAGCCCGTCTCCATCGACCGGATCCCGGCGCCACACCCGCTCGACCCGCTCACCGGCGCCGAGATCGCCGCAGCCCGCGCCGTGCTCGAATCCGCCGGGCTGCTCGGCGAGACGGTTCGCGTGCCGATGCTCCTGCCGGACGAGCCCACCAAGCAGGAGCTCGCCGGGTGGACGCCCGGCTCCCCCATCGACCGGCGGGTCGACGCGACCCTGCTCGACACCGCGACCGGCGTCGCCACCGAGGTGGTCGTCTCGATCACCCGCGGCGAGGTCCTGCGCAACGAAAGGGTGCCCAACGACGCGCCCCCCTACGGCCAGCCGCAGTACCTCTTGGAGGAGTACGAGCGCGCGGAGGCGATCGCGAAGGCCTCGCCCGAGTGGCAGGCGGCGATGACGCGCCGCGGACTCGCAGATCACATGGAGCTCGCGTTCTGCGGCCCGCTCGCCCCGGGCTACACCGGCCGTGCCGACGAGGTGGGTCGCCGCGTCATCCGCTCGCTCACGTTCCTGAAGTACGACGAGAACGACTCCCCCTGGGCGCATCCGGTCGAAGGCCTCGTGGTGCACATCGATCTGACCGCGGGCAGCGTCATCCGCATCGACGACGAGGGCGATGTGCCGGTGCCCGCGGGTCACGGCAACTACTACCCCGAGGTGCAGGGCGCGGCGCGCACCACGCTCAAGCCCATCGAGATCACCCAGCCGGAGGGGCCGAGCTTCGCCGTCACCGGATCTCTGGTCGAGTGGGAGAACTGGTCGATGAGGGTCAGCTTCAACGCGCGCGAGGGGCTCGTGCTGCACGACGTCGCGTTCGACGGACGCTCGGTGCTCAGCAGAGCGAGCGTGCCCGAGATGGTCGTGCCCTACGGCGACACCGCGCCAGGTCGCTTCTGGATCAGCTACTTCGATGCCGGTGAGTACCTGCTCGGCAAGAACGCGAACCACCTCGAGCTGGGTTGCGACTGCCTGGGCGTGATCCGCTACCTCGACGGCTACGTCGCCGATGATCACGGCCACCCCGTGCGCATCCCCAACGTCGTCTGCATGCACGAGGAGGACTACGGCATCCTCTGGAAGCACACCGACCTCGCGGGACGCTCGGATGTGCGCCGCTCGCGACGCTTCGTGGTGTCGTACTTCTCGACGATCGGCAACTACGACTACGGCTTCTACTGGCACTTCTATCTCGACGGCTCGATCGAGGTCGTGGCCAAGGCGACGGGAATCGTGTTCGCAGGTGCCGGCGAACCCGGCGTGCAGCAGAAGCACGCCACCGAGCTCGCCCCAGGGGTGTTCGCCCCCGTGCACCAGCACCTGTTCTGCGCTCGACTCGACGTCGCGATCGACGGCGACGAGAACCGCCTGTTCGAGATCGACGCTCAGCGCATCCCCATGGGGCCCGACAACCCGTTCGGCAACGCGTTCACCTGGTCGGAGACTCAGCTCTCCACCGAGTCCGCCGCTCAGCGCGATGCCGACTCGTCCGTCGCGCGCGCCTGGGAGGTGCAGAGCACATCGCGCACGAACCATGTCGGGCGCCCGACCGCGTACCACCTGATCCCCCAGCCGACCGCACTGCTGATGGCCGACCCCGAGTCATCCGTGGCGGCGCGAGCAGCCTTCGCGACCAGGCACCTGTGGGCGACGCAGCACGAGCAGGGGCAGATCTGGCCCGCCGGCCGGTATCCGAACGCGCATCAGGGCGGCTCCGGCCTGCCCGAATACACCGCCGGAGACCGATCGCTCGACGGCGAGGACATCGTGCTGTGGCACACGTTCGGCCTGACGCACTTCCCTCGCCCCGAGGACTGGCCGATCATGCCCGTCGACTACGCCGGATTCTGGTTCAAGCCCAACGGGTTCCTCGATCAGAACCCCGCGATGGACGTCCCGGAGTCGTCTCAGGCGCACGTCTCTGCGGATGCAGGATGCTGCGGAGGCGGCGGATCCTGCACCTGCGACCACTGA
- the murQ gene encoding N-acetylmuramic acid 6-phosphate etherase, translated as MPNEHARLTALLDVLSTLGTEASTTERGDLDLLETAELVRRMNAEDHRVPTAVGERSAEIAAAVDGITERFRAGGRLIYLGAGTAGRVGVLDASECPPTFGTDPSMVVGLIAGGETAIRAAVENAEDDDEAAAASLQELGLTERDTVVGISASGRTPYVVGGLEFARKVGALTVAIASNPASEIGAVAEIAIEVVTGPEFISGSTRLKSGTAQKLVVNMLTTLSMIKLGKTHHGVMVDLLATNEKLHARSIRTVTELTGAGVDEASAALDAAGGSVKLAILMISTGASADDSAQALDEADGILRVAIARLS; from the coding sequence GTGCCGAATGAACACGCCAGACTGACCGCCCTCCTCGACGTCCTCTCGACGCTCGGCACGGAGGCGTCGACGACGGAGCGGGGCGATCTCGACCTGCTCGAGACAGCCGAGCTCGTGCGGCGCATGAACGCCGAGGATCACCGTGTCCCGACCGCGGTCGGAGAGCGCAGCGCGGAGATCGCTGCAGCCGTCGACGGCATCACCGAACGCTTCCGCGCCGGCGGGCGCCTCATCTACCTCGGGGCGGGCACCGCGGGCCGCGTCGGAGTGCTCGACGCCAGCGAATGCCCGCCGACCTTCGGTACGGACCCCTCGATGGTCGTGGGGTTGATCGCCGGCGGGGAGACGGCTATCCGCGCTGCGGTCGAGAACGCCGAGGACGACGACGAAGCCGCGGCGGCCTCGCTGCAGGAGCTCGGGCTCACCGAGCGCGACACGGTCGTCGGCATCTCGGCGTCCGGTCGCACCCCCTACGTCGTGGGCGGCCTCGAGTTCGCGCGGAAAGTCGGCGCGCTCACCGTCGCGATCGCCTCGAACCCGGCATCCGAGATCGGGGCTGTCGCCGAGATCGCGATCGAGGTCGTCACCGGGCCGGAGTTCATCTCGGGGTCGACGCGTCTGAAGTCGGGAACCGCGCAGAAGCTCGTCGTGAACATGCTCACCACCCTGTCGATGATCAAGCTCGGCAAGACGCACCACGGCGTGATGGTCGACCTGCTGGCCACGAACGAGAAGCTGCACGCGCGCTCGATCCGCACGGTGACCGAGCTCACCGGCGCCGGGGTCGACGAAGCCTCCGCCGCGCTGGACGCGGCCGGCGGCTCCGTCAAGCTGGCGATCCTGATGATCTCCACGGGGGCATCGGCAGATGACTCGGCTCAGGCGCTCGACGAGGCTGACGGAATCCTGCGCGTCGCGATCGCCCGACTCTCTTGA